The following proteins are co-located in the Colius striatus isolate bColStr4 chromosome 6, bColStr4.1.hap1, whole genome shotgun sequence genome:
- the TMEM62 gene encoding transmembrane protein 62 isoform X2 — protein sequence MENLPLNPEEIKGHGKNQVDRHQRESWKYSAWHKEGSFHYIHTTSFGNYSFICVDATLSPGPKRPYNFFGILNTNQMEELSFMATESLHSNHTIWFGHFPTSTIISPAPGIRSLMSSATAYLCGHLHTMGGLMPVLHSQHRGGTLELEVGDWMDNRRYRILAFDHDLLSFADLSFEEWPVVLITNPKSFLYSSSVHEPLVKILHSTHIRILAFSPSVIVSVQVYIDGVDLGNAHYVSGPLYVLKWNPQNYSEGFHHINVTVQDASGRISTRHHIFAMEENLSLRFAFWPSVILLTDHYVLARVLFVLIVLIQLALLLTFRYIQKPALREKPGLLTLTSYSLHVFSKTNIFYYSILGLNLYTVLGPWFVGEIIDGQVGACFSFGVFVGGSFLQGSMTFAVGILQMLFFNLPLMAYLCWCLLLRCQGHSFRSHITHIRGPMAVLGHLAMAVFLAWQVYSCYFLQRTYGTWAFFLSPMRLWLVALSAALIYKTWTLKSSELRTYIVEMKTSQSH from the exons ATGGAAAACTTACCACTCAATCCTGAAGAGATCAAGGGTCATGGAAAAAACCAAGTGGATAGACATCAAAGGGAATCATG GAAATACTCTGCCTGGCATAAAGAAGGCTCTTTCCATTACATCCACACCACCTCTTTTGGGAACTATTCGTTCATCTGCGTGGATGCCACACTCAGCCCAGGCCCTAAAAGACCCTATAATTTCTTTGGGATTTTAAACACG AATCAAATGGAAGAGCTATCTTTCATGGCAACAGAAAGTCTGCACAGCAATCATACCATCTGGTTTGGCCATTTCCCCACCTCAACCATcatctccccagccccaggaatACGATCATTAATGAG TTCTGCCACAGCCTATTTATGTGGACATCTACATACGATGGGTGGGCTGATGCCAGTCTTGCACAGTCAGCACCGTGGTGGCACTCTGGAACTCGAAGTAGGAGACTGGATGGATAATAGGAG GTACCGGATCCTTGCGTTTGATCATGACCTCCTCAGCTTCGCAGATCTCAGCTTTGAGGAGTGGCCTGTAGTTCTCATCACCAATCCCAAGTCCTTCCTTTACAGCAGTTCTGTTCACGAACCACTAGTCAAAATTCTTCATTCCACTCATATCAG AATTCTGGCCTTCTCTCCTTCTGTCATTGTCTCTGTCCAAGTCTACATAGATGGAGTTGACTTGGGGAATGCACATTATGTGTCTGGCCCTCTCTATGTACTGAAGTGGAACCCCCAAAACTACAGTGAAGGGTTCCATCACATCAATGTGACTGTCCAG GATGCTTCAGGAAGAATTAGCACGCGGCACCATATATTTGCTATGGAAGAAAACCTTTCTCTTAGATTTGCCTTCTGGCCATCGGTTATTCTTCTCACAGACCACTATGTATTA GCTCGTGTGCTCTTTGTACTGATTGTGCTGATTCAGCTCGCCTTGCTCCTTACTTTCAGATACATCCAAAAGCCAGCACTCAGAG AAAAGCCAGGACTACTTACTCTGACCTCGTACTCCCTTCACGTCTTCAGTAAAACTAACATCTTCTACTACTCAATTCTGGGTCTGAATTTATACACTGTTCTGG GACCATGGTTTGTAGGTGAAATAATAGATGGCCAAGTGGGAGcctgtttttcctttggagTGTTCGTTGGTGGTTCCTTCTTACAGGGCAGTATGACATTTGCGGTTGGGATTTTACAG ATGTTGTTTTTCAACCTGCCATTAATGGCCTATCTGTGCTGGTGCCTGTTGCTGCGATGCCAAGGGCACAGCTTCCGTTCTCACATCACTCACATCCGAGGCCCCATGGCTGTGCTTGGTCACCTGGCCATGGCTGTCTTCCTGGCCTGGCAGGTCTATTCCTGCTATTTCCTGCAGAGAACTTATGGGACCTGGGCTTTCTTCCTGTCCCCAATGAGACTGTGGTTGGTGGCACTATCCGCTGCTTTGATTTATAAAACCTGGACGTTGAAATCGTCTGAGCTCAGAACTTACATAGTAGAAATGAAAACCTCTCAGAGCCACTGA
- the TMEM62 gene encoding transmembrane protein 62 isoform X1, which yields MLKLAAGLLAAAAVALLLDCYTPAGSRPAEGPRRRPRAPQPAPGAEADNLLWVVQVSDIHISEFWDPKRPTDFEKFCSETIDIIQPALVLATGDLTDAKTRDKLGSEQIEAEWKTYHSILKRSRVMEKTKWIDIKGNHDSSNIPHLDSVWNYYRKYSAWHKEGSFHYIHTTSFGNYSFICVDATLSPGPKRPYNFFGILNTNQMEELSFMATESLHSNHTIWFGHFPTSTIISPAPGIRSLMSSATAYLCGHLHTMGGLMPVLHSQHRGGTLELEVGDWMDNRRYRILAFDHDLLSFADLSFEEWPVVLITNPKSFLYSSSVHEPLVKILHSTHIRILAFSPSVIVSVQVYIDGVDLGNAHYVSGPLYVLKWNPQNYSEGFHHINVTVQDASGRISTRHHIFAMEENLSLRFAFWPSVILLTDHYVLARVLFVLIVLIQLALLLTFRYIQKPALREKPGLLTLTSYSLHVFSKTNIFYYSILGLNLYTVLGPWFVGEIIDGQVGACFSFGVFVGGSFLQGSMTFAVGILQMLFFNLPLMAYLCWCLLLRCQGHSFRSHITHIRGPMAVLGHLAMAVFLAWQVYSCYFLQRTYGTWAFFLSPMRLWLVALSAALIYKTWTLKSSELRTYIVEMKTSQSH from the exons ATGCTGAAGCTGGcggcggggctgctggcggccgCTGCTGTAGCGCTGCTGCTGGACTGCTACACACCCGCGGGGTCACGGCCGGCGGaggggccgcgccgccgcccgcgggCCCCGCAGCCCGCCCCCGGCGCAGAGGCCGACAACCTGCTGTGGGTAGTGCAG GTGTCAGATATTCATATCAGTGAATTTTGGGATCCCAAGCGACCTACCGACTTTGAAAAATTCTGTTCTGAAACCATTGATATAATTCAGCCAGCACTTGTTCTAGCTACAG GAGACCTGACAGATGCTAAGACAAGAGATAAACTGGGATCTGAGCAGATAGAAGCAGAATGGAAAACTTACCACTCAATCCTGAAGAGATCAAGGGTCATGGAAAAAACCAAGTGGATAGACATCAAAGGGAATCATG ATTCATCCAACATTCCACACCTGGATAGCGTTTGGAATTATTACAG GAAATACTCTGCCTGGCATAAAGAAGGCTCTTTCCATTACATCCACACCACCTCTTTTGGGAACTATTCGTTCATCTGCGTGGATGCCACACTCAGCCCAGGCCCTAAAAGACCCTATAATTTCTTTGGGATTTTAAACACG AATCAAATGGAAGAGCTATCTTTCATGGCAACAGAAAGTCTGCACAGCAATCATACCATCTGGTTTGGCCATTTCCCCACCTCAACCATcatctccccagccccaggaatACGATCATTAATGAG TTCTGCCACAGCCTATTTATGTGGACATCTACATACGATGGGTGGGCTGATGCCAGTCTTGCACAGTCAGCACCGTGGTGGCACTCTGGAACTCGAAGTAGGAGACTGGATGGATAATAGGAG GTACCGGATCCTTGCGTTTGATCATGACCTCCTCAGCTTCGCAGATCTCAGCTTTGAGGAGTGGCCTGTAGTTCTCATCACCAATCCCAAGTCCTTCCTTTACAGCAGTTCTGTTCACGAACCACTAGTCAAAATTCTTCATTCCACTCATATCAG AATTCTGGCCTTCTCTCCTTCTGTCATTGTCTCTGTCCAAGTCTACATAGATGGAGTTGACTTGGGGAATGCACATTATGTGTCTGGCCCTCTCTATGTACTGAAGTGGAACCCCCAAAACTACAGTGAAGGGTTCCATCACATCAATGTGACTGTCCAG GATGCTTCAGGAAGAATTAGCACGCGGCACCATATATTTGCTATGGAAGAAAACCTTTCTCTTAGATTTGCCTTCTGGCCATCGGTTATTCTTCTCACAGACCACTATGTATTA GCTCGTGTGCTCTTTGTACTGATTGTGCTGATTCAGCTCGCCTTGCTCCTTACTTTCAGATACATCCAAAAGCCAGCACTCAGAG AAAAGCCAGGACTACTTACTCTGACCTCGTACTCCCTTCACGTCTTCAGTAAAACTAACATCTTCTACTACTCAATTCTGGGTCTGAATTTATACACTGTTCTGG GACCATGGTTTGTAGGTGAAATAATAGATGGCCAAGTGGGAGcctgtttttcctttggagTGTTCGTTGGTGGTTCCTTCTTACAGGGCAGTATGACATTTGCGGTTGGGATTTTACAG ATGTTGTTTTTCAACCTGCCATTAATGGCCTATCTGTGCTGGTGCCTGTTGCTGCGATGCCAAGGGCACAGCTTCCGTTCTCACATCACTCACATCCGAGGCCCCATGGCTGTGCTTGGTCACCTGGCCATGGCTGTCTTCCTGGCCTGGCAGGTCTATTCCTGCTATTTCCTGCAGAGAACTTATGGGACCTGGGCTTTCTTCCTGTCCCCAATGAGACTGTGGTTGGTGGCACTATCCGCTGCTTTGATTTATAAAACCTGGACGTTGAAATCGTCTGAGCTCAGAACTTACATAGTAGAAATGAAAACCTCTCAGAGCCACTGA